A single genomic interval of Oreochromis aureus strain Israel breed Guangdong linkage group 12, ZZ_aureus, whole genome shotgun sequence harbors:
- the tcima gene encoding transcriptional and immune response regulator a produces MSSYVSSECRRVSPSVHGNKFDTAHRKKAVANIFENVNQDALMRLFQKTGDMKAEERVRSIFSYTQDPEETARALMALKQRKKDKFLQIAGMVRQMFKLR; encoded by the coding sequence ATGTCTTCCTACGTATCCTCCGAATGCCGCCGGGTCAGCCCATCCGTCCACGGCAACAAGTTCGACACGGCGCACCGCAAGAAAGCCGTGGCCAACATTTTCGAGAACGTCAACCAGGATGCGCTGATGAGGCTTTTCCAGAAAACGGGCGACATGAAGGCGGAGGAGAGAGTGAGGAGCATCTTCTCCTACACACAGGATCCGGAGGAGACGGCCCGGGCCCTGATGGCTCTGAAGCAGCGAAAGAAGGACAAGTTCCTGCAGATTGCTGGGATGGTGCGGCAGATGTTCAAGCTGCGCTGA